AGGTGCATGACCTCCCGGTCCATGGTGATTGTTTCCATGCCCCGGTGTGCCGCCATGAGGATCGTGCAGCCCGGCGTCTCATAGACACCCCGTGATTTCATCCCCACGAACCGGTTCTCTACTATGTCGACCCTTCCGATGCCGTGGGCGCCACCTAACTTGTTGAGATGGGCGACGAGGATGGCGGGAGACATCTCCTTGCCGTCCACCTTGACGGCTACGCCGTCGACAAAATCGATCTCCACATACTGGGGCTTGTCCGGCGCCTTTTCAGGCGACACGGTGGTGAGGAACATGTCCTCCAGGGGCTCGTTCCACGGGTCTTCGAGCACTCCCCCTTCGTAGCTTATATGCATGAGGTTCCGGTCCATGCTGTAAGGTTTCGCCTTCGTGACCGGCACATCGATATCATGTTTTTTCGCGTAGTCGATAAGCTCGTCCCGGGAGGTGAAATCCCACTCCCTCCAGGGCGCGATAATCCTGATATTGGGCTCCATGGCATAAAAGGTAAGCTCGAACCTCACCTGGTCGTTGCCTTTCCCGGTGGAGCCGTGACACACGGCATCCGCCTTCTCCGCCCTCGCGATCTCTATGTGCCTTTTCGCGATAAGGGGACGGGCGAGCGAGGTGCCCATGAGGTAGGTACCCTCGTACACGGCATTTGCCTTTATTGCGAAAAAGATGAAGTCCTTCGCGAATTCTTCCCTGAGGTCCTCTATGTAGCACTTTGAGGCCCCTGTCTTTATGGCCTTCTCCTCGAGCCCTGTCAACTCCTCTTCCTGGCCCACGTCGGCTGCATAGGCTACCACTTCGCAATCGTAGACGTCCTTGAGCCATTTCACGATAATCGAAGTGTCGAGACCGCCCGAGTATGCCAGAACTACCTTTTTTACCGCTCCCATTCTATACCTCCGTCCTTTCAATCATTCACTTGAATTCGGCTAACCTTCACTGCCTTTTATCAACCACTCCAGCAGGGCCTTTTGCGTGTGAAGCCTGTTCTCCGCCTGGGAGAAGATCACTTCCTGCTGGGACTCGAATACACCGTCCGATATCTCCTTATTTCTGTGGGCGGGAAGGCAATGCATCACTATGGCGCCTTTCTTCGCCTCTTTGAGGAGGGCGTCGTCTATCCGGTATGAGGCAAAAGAAAGCGTCCTTTCTTCCTTCTCCGCCTCCTGGCCCATGCTCACCCACACGTCCGTATAGATCACATCCGCGTCCCGGACCGCCTCCAGGGGGTCATGGGTAGCGACAAACCGGCTATTCTCCTTCGCCTTTTCGAGAAGACTCCCTTTCGCCGCGTATTGCTCCGGCGTGGCGATGGAGAAACTGAGGTCGAGCAGTATGCACGCCTCCAGCCAGGAGTTCGCCACATTGTTACCGTCCCCGATATAGGCGATCTTCAGATCACCGAGATTTCCTTTGAATTCCCGGATGGTGAAAAGGTCCGCCAGGATCTGGCAGGGATGGTAGGTATCGGAGAGACCGTTCACCAGGGGCACCGTGGCCCACTGGGCCAGTTCCTCCACGAGGGCCTGGCCGTAAGTCCTTATCATTATGGCGTCCACATAGCGGCTCAATACCCTGGCCGTATCTTTCACGGGCTCGCCGCGGCCTATCTGGGATTCCCCGGAGCTCAAGAACATGGCATATCCACCCAGCTCCCACATGCCGATCTCAAAAGAGGCCCTCGTCCTGGTCGAGGATTTTTCGAAAATCATGGCAAGACTCTTATCTTTGAGGGGTTTATACTCTTTGCCCTGCTTCTTTTGCATTTTCAGGAAAGTCGACCTTTCCAGAAGGTATTCGCATTCCTCCCGCGTGATGTCCAGGAGTTTTGTAAAATCCCGCTTTGATTTCATCGCCCTTTCCTTACCCCTTCATGCCTTTGTTCTGACGGGAGAATACGCCGTCGGCGGTTTCAAGAAACAGATCGATCTCCTCGGTTTTCACTACGAGAGGGGGAACGAGCCGCAGTATCTTTCCCTTCGTGCAGTTCATGATGATCCCTTCCTTCATGAACTCCCGCTGGACGGCGTCTCCGTCGATGTCGAGCTCCACGCCGAGGATGAGCCCCATGCCCCGTATCTCCTTTATGAAAGAATATTTCTCCTGAAGTGACTTCAGGCCTTTCACGAGATAGCGGCCCATCTCCTCGCAATTCTTTATTATGCCCTCGTCGATGAGGGTATT
The genomic region above belongs to Syntrophorhabdaceae bacterium and contains:
- a CDS encoding argininosuccinate synthase, which produces MGAVKKVVLAYSGGLDTSIIVKWLKDVYDCEVVAYAADVGQEEELTGLEEKAIKTGASKCYIEDLREEFAKDFIFFAIKANAVYEGTYLMGTSLARPLIAKRHIEIARAEKADAVCHGSTGKGNDQVRFELTFYAMEPNIRIIAPWREWDFTSRDELIDYAKKHDIDVPVTKAKPYSMDRNLMHISYEGGVLEDPWNEPLEDMFLTTVSPEKAPDKPQYVEIDFVDGVAVKVDGKEMSPAILVAHLNKLGGAHGIGRVDIVENRFVGMKSRGVYETPGCTILMAAHRGMETITMDREVMHLRDSLMPKIAELIYYGFWYTPEMEALRALVEESQKGVSGKVRVKLYKGTPTVVGRKSDKSYYMKDFATFDKDSVYDQKDAGGFIKLNALRLRIREMINKSSR
- the argF gene encoding ornithine carbamoyltransferase, with translation MKSKRDFTKLLDITREECEYLLERSTFLKMQKKQGKEYKPLKDKSLAMIFEKSSTRTRASFEIGMWELGGYAMFLSSGESQIGRGEPVKDTARVLSRYVDAIMIRTYGQALVEELAQWATVPLVNGLSDTYHPCQILADLFTIREFKGNLGDLKIAYIGDGNNVANSWLEACILLDLSFSIATPEQYAAKGSLLEKAKENSRFVATHDPLEAVRDADVIYTDVWVSMGQEAEKEERTLSFASYRIDDALLKEAKKGAIVMHCLPAHRNKEISDGVFESQQEVIFSQAENRLHTQKALLEWLIKGSEG